TGCTCTTCCTTGCCTTCGGCGTCGGATGCGACGAGCGACTGGATGGACGGGAAGATCTTGATGAACCGTGCCAGCAATGACTTTTTGGTGAGTTCCTCGAAGCCCTGGTTGAGAAGAAGTGTGTTGGCGAGGTCTCGCGCAGTCTCGGTATCTGCAGTGGAAAGCAGGTCAGAGATCAGCTCTGTGTCATCACTTAGGATTTCAGCCAACGGAATGCGGCGGGCGCCGGAAGCTTGGAGCGCCTCGTAATCGATCGCAAAGAAGATAGATCCGAGGAGGCGCGGGGTGATGAGGTCGTTCAGTAGCTTGGCAAACTTCTTGGAGTGGCGATTCTTGATGATCCACAGGAGTACGGGGGCCCTCAGATTCTGCTCGATCTGCCAGCGCTTCAGCGAGGCGGCAAGCTCGTCGGCATGACCATTGTCGACCAGGAAGTTGATGCACTCAGTGGTGAACTTGCCCTGGCTGGTCTTGAGGAGCGTGAACGCAATGTCGCGTGCCTCAACCGGGTGGGTTTCCTTCACGAGTTCAAGGAACTCGCTCTGGAATTGGACCGGGATTTTCTCCGCGATCGCAGGAAGATCGCGGGTGTTGGTGATGAGAGAAGCTTGCGATGGCTCGAGGGTGGCGACGTCGACGCCGGCACGCTTGGCGAGGCGATCACGTACCGCGGCACCGTAGAGACGTTCCGCGGCGTCCAGTTGGTTGCTTTCCCTGACTGCATCTGAAATGCCCGTGAGCACCTCCTGGAGGTTACCCTTGGCCTCTCCGCCTTCGATCGCGTTGAGCAGCTCTTCGACAAGTGAGATACGGCGGCGGGCTGAGCGGGTGTTGGTGAACTGTTCAATCAGTTCGTCCTCGGCCGAGACGGGCGTCTCGCGCAGAACGTAGCACTCGGTCTTCTTCACCGGCACGGCGATACGAGGATCCTTTGCGATGGCCTTCTTGGCGGTTGACCACCACTTCTTGAATTTCTCTTCGCCGATAACCTGTGCGAGGGTGATCTCCAAGTCGATCGCAGTCGTCGCTCCGTTCGGGTAGCTGTGAAGCGCCTCCACGACCAGTTGGGCGGGGTTGTTCTCGATCAAGTCCTTGATCAAAGCGGGTTCAGTTTCCTTCCTGACCTGCAGATGCTTGGGGGAAAGCACGTCCATCGTATTGACGCAGAAGGCGGGGTCCATCGGGTGGCCCGGCTTCGACTTGAAATCGATCACCAGTCGTTGAGCCGACTCATCATAGGACTTGATCTGACCGAAGCCCCAGCTGCGGTGAATGACGTAGTTTCCCGGCTCCATGGCCTCGAGCTTGGCCTTGGCAGTCTTTAGCGACGGGTTCTTGGCGATGAGCGCAGCAACGGCTTCCGAATTCATAAAAGTGGTAAGGCAGGTCTGAATTGAATAGTAAAACCGGACGCGGTGTCTGATGTCAACCAGCGCTTTGGAGGCCGCCCCAAGCATTGGCCTTGCAAGGAAGTGGCTTGCGCCTCGGATTGGGGCATGGCCATTGATCAGTCGCCAACACGTCTTTCACCGTGGTCCCTTGCGGTGCAGTTGCTCGCCCGCTGGATCGAGGAGAATGTGCGCGCGGACACGCTCCTGGAGCAACTTCCCAGCGAGTGGTCCGGGAAGGAGCGCGCCCGGTGCCAGCATCTTTTCCTCGGTGCCTTGCGACACAAAGGCAGGATCGATGCCCTGCTTCGTGGGTGGCTTCAGCAGGCCCCGCGGGCCCGTCTTAGGGCAATCCTCTGGGTCGCCGGTTATGAGCTCATCGAAGGGGGTGAGGACGGTCATGCGGCGCGTGTGGGCCATCACGCCGTAGAGCAAACGAAGACGCTGGCGAGTGGTGCAGAGGCCCGTTTGGTCAACGCCGTTGTCCGGAAGCTGGGCGAGGCCCTGGCATCGCAGGCGGCTCCCGGCAAGTTCCCCTCCGCGGATGCCTTGGGCGATTACTTTTCCCACCCTCAGTGGCTCGTGGCGCGCTGGCTCGCCCAATATGGTGCGGTGGCAACCCGCCAGCTTCTGGAGTGGAACCAAAGCCCGTCCCCCATCTATGGGCGCTGGCGGGAACTGACTCCGGTGCCTGCTGAGATGTCGGCTGCGTTGCGCGCGACGCGCTGGCCGGGCATGCTTGAAGTGGTACCGGGACACTGGGGGGAGGTTGAGCAAGCGGTGAAACAGGGGCGTCTCTATGTCCAGGATCCTTCGACGTTGAATGCGGTGGATCTTGTCGGTTTGCAGCCCGGTGAGGATTTCCTGGACGCCTGTGCCTCGCCCGGCGGAAAGTGCCTGGCGTTGGCGGATCGTCGGGGCGAAGGGGAGGGCAGGCTGGTAGCGCTGGATTTGCCGGGCATGAGGCAGGAGAGGCTAAAAGCCAATGCTGCCAAAGCGCGAGGGGGCCGGATCATCGTGGTCGCAGGTGATATCGCGGATCCTGAGGCTGCGTCGCTGATCGATGCGGGCCTTCCCCTTTCCTATGACGCTGTCCTCTTGGACGTGCCGTGCTCGAACACCGGGGTGATGCGACATCGGGTGGATGTGCGCTGGCGACTCCGACCAGATGATATCTCCAAACACGCCCGCCAGCAGCTTTCGTTGCTGCGCGCCGCCGCCAGGCGCGTAAAGGCTGGAGGCAGGCTCGTGTACAGTACCTGCAGCCTTGATCGCGAGGAGAACGAAGCGGTGGTGGAGGCGTTTCTCAAGGAGTCGTCCCGACGCTTTGTGCTCGAAAAGACAGCGCACTCTCTCCCGTGGGAAAGCGGTTGCGACGGGGCAGGTGCGTTCCTGCTGTCACGCCGGACCTACTGACGCGGGGCGCACGCGCCGCGTGTAGTGTGGACGTGGATACCCGCAATGATAGCGTTCGGGAGAGCGGGCTTACCAATGGGCGTAGTCGCCGTGTTCCAACGAGAGAGCGAAGACGACCATGAGCCTGACGCAATTCTCGACGTCCTGAAGATCGACCAGTTCGCTTGGCGTGTGCATATACCTGAGGGGAATTGAAATCAGCCCCGTGGCGACACCGCCGCGGCCCATTTGGATGGCGCGCGCATCCGTGCCGGTGGGCCGTGGGTCTGCTTCGAGTTGGAACGGGATGCCGTTCTCCTTGGCGCAAAAGAGCAGACGGTCGTAGACCTTGGGGTTGATGTTGGGACCGCGGCAGATGATGGGACCGGCTCCCAGCTTGGTCTCGCCGTACTTCCTGTTGTCGCAATCCGGATGGTCGGTGGCGTGACCCACATCGACAGCAAGCGCAATGTGAGGAGCGACAGCATAACCTGCGGTGGTGGCTCCGCGCACTCCGATCTCCTCTTGGGTTGTGCCCACTGAGACAACCTTCGCGCGGAGCGCGTTACGTTGACGGGAGAGGCGGATCAGGGTCTCGCCCACCGAGTACGCGCCAACTTTGTTGTCAAAGGCGCGCGCAGCGCCGATGCTTCCATGGATCAGCTCGAATTCGTGGTCGTAAGTGGCGACATCTCCGATTGAGACGCGCGCGAGTGCGTCCTTTTTCGATTTGGCTCCGATGTCGATCCAGATGTCGTGAATCTCCGGGACCTTCTTTCGATCCGCTTCGTCCATCAAGTGAATTGCGCGTTTCCCGGTGACGCCCTTTATGGGGCCGTGGGCCGTCTGAATGATCACCCGGCGACCCGGGATCATGATACGGTCGTGGCCGCCGATGGTGTCGAAATAAAGATAACCATCGTTGTTGACGTAGGTGATGATGAGCCCGAGTTCATCCAGGTGGCCCGCAAGCATCAGCGTGGGGTCGCCGGCGGGGTTCAACGTCGCCAGACGATTTCCCATGGAGTCCTTCTCATAACTGTCCGCAGCGGGCGCGACATGGCGGTCGTAAACTGCCTGCGCCTGAAATTCATAGCCTGAAGGCGATCGCGCGTGGAGCAACTCGGTGAGAAACACGGGGGCTTCTGTATTCGACATCGCTGGGCAACTATCGTGATTCGCATCCGGAATGCGAGCCAAGTTTTGGTCCTTCACACACGAATGCTGCGGGAAGAAAAATTCCTTTGCACGACCGCCGTTTTCCCTCCGTTGTGTTCGTTCCTCATGACGATTTATCCAGCCATCGACATCAAGGGGGGGCGCTGTGTCCGACTCACGCAAGGGCGTGCGGACCAGGAGACGGTGTATTCCGAGAATCCGGCCGAGGTCGCCGCCCAGTTCAAACGGGCGGGTGCGATTTGGGTTCACGTGGTGGACCTTGACGGCGCCTTTTCGGGCGAGTCGAAAAACCTGAGCGTCGTGCGGTCCATTGCATCGCTTGGCCTCAAGGTCCAGCTAGGGGGTGGAATGCGAAATCGGCTTAGCGTCGAGCGTGCGCTGGGTATTGGCGCCACCCGGGTGGTGCTGGGCACAAAGGCCGCGGAGAGCCCCGATTTTGTCGCCGAACTGGTGAAGGTCTTCGGTGAGAAGATTGCCGTCGGCATTGATGCGAAGAACGGCAAGGTGGCCGTGAAGGGCTGGGTGGATACGACCGCCACAAGTGCCCTTGATCTGGCCAAGCGCATGGACTCGCTGGGCGTGCGGACGATCATCTACACGGATATTGGCACCGACGGCATGCTTACCGGCCCGAATCTGGCGGCGCAGGAGGCCATGCTCAAGAACGTGAGCTGCGGAGTGATCGCCTCGGGCGGTGTTGCCAATCAAAGCGATATCCCTGCGCTTGCAGCGTTGGGCCGCGGGCATGCAAACCTCGACGGCGTGATTATCGGCAAGGCGATCTACGAAAAACGCGTCGACGTGGCCAAGGCACTCGCCGACGCACTTTGATTGTCTAGGAGGCAGGTGCGAGGAGCGAGGCGCGCGCGGTCTGTTCGTCGTCTGCGAACTTCCAAGCCTGCGTATCCTCGAATGACCGACAGTCCGCCTTTACGCGGTCGTTGCCGACCAGGGCGACTGGCAGTGAGACCTCCTTGCAGAGGGTCATTGCCTGCATCACCAGCTTGATCGCTTGCATGTCCATGCCCTTGACCTCGTGGAGGTCGAGAATGCCGGCCGCGATGCCGCTGTTGACGGCTTCGGAGATCTTTCCCTTCAGTGCCTGGCTGATTTCGGCCAAGTGGAACGGGGTGATCTGCTCGGGCAGTTTGAAGACCAGCGCACCCTCGCGGATGGAGAAATAGCGAAGGGATGTATCCAAGTTAAGACTACGCACGATGCGGGTCTCCATGTCGCTCATGTCGATGGGCTTGGAGATAACTTGCGTGAAACCAACCTGTTGTGCCTTCTGCTGGGCTTCCGCGTCGGTCTTCACGGCCAGGCCGAGCACGGGGATCAACTTGGTCTTCGGGTTCTGACGGAGCAGTCGGAAGAAGGTGAAACCACCTTCCTCGGGCAGGCTGAGCGACACGAGTGCGAGGTCGAACGGAGTGCGGCCGATGGTGTCGATCGCTTCGCCCGTGGCGCTGACGCCCGTGATCTTCCAGGGCGTGTGCTTGAGGCCTTCCTGGATCTGCTGCACGATGGCGGGCTTGTCGTCGAGGACGAGGAGATTGAGGGCGTCGAACACCGTGCGGCGGACCTTTTCACCGGCGTCTTTTTCCTTGATCTCAAGGACCTTGGAGACTTTCTCGATAAGGAGGTCTTCCTTGAAAGGCTTAACGATGTAGTCGCGGATGCCGAGCTTCGCGATTTTGAGCACCTGGTCGCGGCCGCCTTCCGCCGTGAGCATGATCACCGGGATTGTCTTGAGCGCCGGATCGGCCTTGAGCTTGGTGAGCATCTCGACGCCATCCATGACGGGCATGGTGATGTCGAGGAGGATGAGATTGGGCTGTTCCTTGGAGGCGACAGCGAGGCCCTCCACTCCATTTGCCGCTTCGACGATCTGGCAGTCGAACGGGCGGAAGGCCTTGTTGACGATGATACGGACGGTTTTGGAGTCGTCGACGGTGAGAATCTTGTTGGCCATGGGGTGCGTCGGGTTAAGAGGCTGTCTCCTTGATTTGGAAATCGATGAAGACGTGGCTCCCATCGACAGTGTAGCGGTAAACGCGCCTGACGGCGCCTTGATGAGGTTCGAAGCCGAGGTCCTCGCCTCGGACGATCGCCGGGATGGTGAGCTTGCAGGGATGCCCCCGGTCCGCGAGCTGGTTCTTGAAAGCGCCTGCCGCCATGTTGGTGAGCTCGCCAATCGTGTCATTCGCGACCTCATGGCCCGCCTCGACGACCTCGTTTTCAGTCATGCCTAGGAGTTTCCCTGTGATTCGGTTTGCGAACGAATCATCGAAACAAAGCCCGAGTATTCCGTTCAAGTCTCCTTGGAAACCCACGTTGCCAAGCACTTGTTTTCCGCGGAGGAGTACTGATTTCTGCATGGGCAAACCATCCTGGTCCTGTGTAGGTCCGCCTGGATCGGGAGCCGCCTGCATGGCGAGCATGGTTCGAAAGACGTCCTTGACCGCCCGGTCTATGGTCTCGCGGAATGTCTCGTTGGAAATAGCATCAATCGTGTTCATTTGATCGGGGTTAATGCGCCCAGGGAGGCAGGCGGGGCTTTAATGTCTCCCTCCTCTCATCGGCCGAATTTCCTGCGGCTTATGGAAATCTGAAGATTTCCTAACGAAAATTTCAGACGCCGCCGGACGGTGCCTGCTCACGGCCTTCCGCAGAAATGCCCTTCGGGTCGAAGATGTAGCCGACACTGTGGACCGTGCGGAAGGAATCGAGGCTGACCCCATTGGTGCGGAACAGGTCGCGCACCTTGACGATGTACTGATCGAGAGAGCGGCTCTTCACGTCGGCATGGATGCCCCAAACCGAATGGATCAACGCCTTGCGGGTGATCACGACACCCTCGTTTTGGTGAAGGTAGGCAAGGATGCCGAGCTCCTTGCGGCCCACCTTGGTCACTGTTCCGTTAGGAAATTCAATCTCAAGGCGCACGGGGTTGACCTTCGCGCCGACAAGTTCGAAGGGTTCATCGCTGACCTTCGCATTCTTGGTGATATTTTGGTCGTTGGCGGACTCGGCGCGGCGAAGCACGGCGCGGATGCGCGCCACGAGCTCGGCGTACGAGAAAGGCTTGGTGATGTAGTCGTCGCCACCCAGCTCCAGGCCATGCACCTTGCTGGTTTCCAAGGCATTGCCCGTGAGGAAAATCGTGGGAATCGCGATATCGTTCTTCTTCAAGTCCTCAAGCAGTTGGAAGCCGGATTGATCCGGCAAGTTCACATCGAGAAGCAGGAGGTTGGCAAAGTTGCGCTGGAGGAAGCGGAGGGCGTGGGTCGCGCGGTTATACACCTGCGTCTGCATGCCGGCTTCCTCCAAGTGCACGGCGATGAGCTTGGCGAGTTCTTCTTCGTCCTCGACGACGAGAACCAAAGGTTTGGGTGCGGATCGCATACGCCTTCTTTAGATTTATTTCGCTGATTTTGTGGGTCTTGTCAAAGGAAAGACCCAGTCTCTTTTACAAATCGGCCGTTTGTGCTCCGATTTAAGTCCTTAAGTGGAAAAATCTTGAAGGGGGCCCCTGTGGAGTGTGGCGTTGGGCTGTGTCTGCAAATGCTCCTCTCCTGATGCTCGGCCTGCCGAAGGGTAGTCTCGAGGAATCGACCAAGAACCTGTTCGCCAAAGCTGGTTGGAATATCACCACCAGCTCCCGCTCCTACAAGCCAGCGATCGACGACCCGGAGCTCGACGGCCGGTTTGTGCGTGCACAAGAGGTAAGCCGCTATGTGGAGCATGGCTTTTTTGACTGCGGGTTGACCGGGTTGGACTGGATTCAGGAGAATGGGTCCGACGTGATCGAGGTGTGCGACCTCATCTACAGCCGGGCTTCGGTCCAAAAATCCCGTTGGGTGCTTTGCGTGCCCGAAACGTCCCCAGTGCAGAAACCCGAGGACCTTGCCGGCAAGCGCGTGGCCACCGAGATGGTGGGGACGGTCCGTAAATATTTTGAGAAAAAGGGCATTCCCGTGCACGTCGAGTTCTCGTGGGGAGCTACTGAAGTGAAGGTGCCCGACTTGGTGGATGCGATCGTTGACATCACGGAGACGGGCAGTTCCCTCCGGGCAAACAAGCTTCGGATCGTCGACACCCTGTTGTACACCAACACCAAATTCATCGCCAACAAGGCGAGTTGGTCAAATCCGGCAAAGCGCAAGAAGATCGAGACCATCGCGCTCCTTCTGACAGGCGCGCTTGAGGCCGGAAGCAAAGTGGGCCTGAAGATGAACGTTCCCCGAGCCTCCCTCGAAACCGTTGTCAAGACCCTGCCGGCCCTGCGGAACCCGACGATCTCCCAGCTCAGCAGCCCGGACTGGGTGGCGCTCGAAACCATCATCGACGAGAAAGTGGTCCGCGAAATCATCCCCCAGTTGAAAGCGCTCGGAGCCGAGGGTATCGTGGAGTATCCGCTGAACAAAGTTGTGTATTGAAATATTGGATACGGATGGAAAATAAGAAATACGAAGGAGTAAGTGGTGGCCGGTAGCCAGTAGCCAGGAACCGGGAGCGAGCACCGGACCAGGACCAACCCAGCACCCAGCCAGCCGCCTCCTCTTAATCCTCCCAATCCACCTAATCCCCCAACCTCGATGCGCCTCGTAAAGCTCGGCCTTCTCCAACACGCCTGTTCCCCGACTCCGTCTGAGAACTTGGCGACCGCCTTGCGACTTGCTGAACGAGCGGTGGCGGATGGCGCGCAGATCATCTGCACGCAGGAGTTGTTCGCCTCGCAGTACTTTTGCCAGGCCGAAGACCACAAATTCTTCGGCCTTGCCGAGTCCATACCGGGGCCGTCAACCCAGGCCTGGCAGCAGTTTGCAGCCCGGCACGGGGTCGTGGTCGTGGCCTCGCTCTTCGAGAAACGGGCCGCGGGCCTCTACCACAACACGGCTGTCATCATTGATGCGGACGGGTCCCTCCTGGGCGTGTACCGCAAGATGCACATCCCGGATGATCCCCTTTACTACGAGAAGTTCTACTTCACGCCCGGGGACACTGGCTTCAAGGCGTGGGACACGCGGTTTGGACGCATCGGGGTGCTCATCTGTTGGGACCAGTGGTACCCGGAGGCGGCGCGCCTCACGGCACTCCGCGGTGCTGAGATCCTCGTCTATCCGACAGCCATCGGCTGGCACCCTGCCGAGAAGGCGGAATACGGGGCGAGACAACACTCTGCATGGAAGACGATCCAACGGGGGCATGCGGTGGCCAACGGCTGTTACGTGGCCGCGATCAACCGGATTGGCCAGGAAGCGCCCTCTGGAGGCGCCGGCTTGGAGTTTTGGGGCCAGAGCTTTGTGGCAGGCACCAGTGGTCAAGTGCTCGCGGTGGCCCCGGTGGATCACGAAGTCGTTCTCGTAGTGCCGGTCGATCTCAGTGAAGTGGACACCACCCGCACCCACTGGCCCTTTCTTCGCGATCGTCGCATCGATGCCTACGGCGACTTGAGCAAACGGTTTATTGACTGATCATGGCCCGCGCCCGCACACCTTCGGCGGCCGGTTTCCGCATGCCCGCGGAATGGGAGCCGCAGGAAGCCGTCTGGTTTTCCTGGCCGCATAAGAAGTCGACCTGGCCAGGAAAATTCCGCCCAATTCCCGGTGTCTTCGCGGGCATTGTCGCGGCGGCAAGTCGCTACCAGCAGGTCCGGATAAACGCGGCTGCAGACTTGCACGAGGGGATCTGGAAGCTGCTCAACCGCGCCGGAGCTGACCTGGTTCGCGTCACACTCTTTGATCACCCCACCAATGATACCTGGTGCCGCGATCACGGCCCTATCTTCGTGAGAAATGACAAGACGGCGGAGGTCGCGCTCACGGATTGGCAATACAACACGTGGGGAAACAAGTATCCCCCTTACGACCTCGACAATGCCATCCCGGAGAGGATCTCGCGCGCCCTTGGTCTACGCCGATTCGATAGCAAGTTTGTGCTCGAAGGGGGAAGCATCGACGTCAATGGGGAGGGCTTGCTGCTCACGACCGAGTCCTGTCTCCTCAACCCGAATCGGAACCCCACTCGCACGCGAGAAGAGATTGAACAGGAACTCGGGGTGATGCTTGGCATATCGCAGGTCCTATGGCTCGGCGACGGGATCGCTGGCGACGATACCGATGGCCATATCGACGACCTGAGTCGTTTTTTCAAGGCCGACGGCATCGTCACGGTCGTGGAATCGAACTCGCGGGATATCAACTATCGCCCGCTCAAGGAGAACCTGGAACGTCTTGCGTCGCTCAGGACCCCGACGGGAGGAAAATTCGAAGTGGTCGAGCTGCCCATGCCCCGCGCGTGTTACTCCGGCGACTTTCGCCTTCCAGCAAGTTACGCGAATTTTCTTATCCTAAACGGGGCGGTGCTCGTCCCCGTCTTTCGCCAACCGAAGCGCGATGGCGAGGCGCTTGAGCGCCTTGCGGCCTGTTTTCCGGGCCGGGATATTGTGCCGATTGACTGCCTTGACCTTGTCTGGGGATTGGGAACGCTCCATTGCATCTCCCAACAGCAACCCGCTTGAAACCCGTGAAATCCCTCGCAGTCCTCCTTTCCGCCGCCGCCCTGTTTACCGCTGGTTGTGAATCCACAGAAGGCCTGGGGGGGCTGCGCGGAGCCGTGCAGCGCCGATTCGCGCCCGAGTACAAGACCCACGATGTGAAGGCGGATACCCGCCTCGCATACGCGGCAGCCAAAGCTGCGTTGGACGATTTCGGTTTTCACGCGACGAAGGGTGGTCCTTCACAAGGATACCTGGAAGCGTTGAACACCGTGAATCCGGGCGGACCCAATGGCGTCGCCAGGCAGATTTCGCTTCGCGTGAAGTTTGGCGTTTCCACCCGCGAACCCGGCGATACGGAGATCGCCGCGCTCTTCTCAAGCATCGAAGATACGCCAAGCCCCGGGCAAAGCGGAATGGCAACCGAGACACCTTTGACGGATTCGCCGCTCTACGAGGTCTTCTTCAAACACGTGGATGAGCGTCTCGCGCGGCTCAGCGCGAATTGATAGGAGCCGCGAGTCAGTAGTCGGGAGCCAGTAGCGAGGAGTGAGTAGCCCTCTTTGGAATTTTCGCTCAAAGGGTGATGAGTGATTAGCGCTCGTTGCTCACGGCAGCTTGCTCCTTGGGTGTGGTGAGTGCCGAGCCGGGCGTTCGCGGCTCACCACAACTCGGACTCACGGTTTCGTGGATGGTGTATGCAGACCACTCAGCACTCACCACGCTCACTACTCACTCCTCGCTACTGGCTACTGGCTACTGGCTCCTGACTACTGACTCCCGGCTACTCAAACCTGAGCGCATCGATCGGATCGAGCTGCGCAGCTTTTCGCGCCGGGTAGAAACCAAAGAAGATCCCACAGGCGGCACTGAAGACAAACGCACCCACCACCCATGGCATGGAGACGCTTGTTGGCCAGCCGAGGAAATGAGTGAGGCCCTGGGCAGTGCCGATGCCTGCAGCAATTCCCAGGAGTCCTCCGATCGCGCTTAGTACCACGGCTTCAGTGAGGAATTGGAGCAGGATGTCGCGCCCATGCGCCCCAATTGCCAGACGGATGCCGATGTCGCGAGTCCGTTCCGTCACGCTCACGAGCATGATGTTCATGATGCCGATGCCGCCGACGATGAGGGAGACTGCAGCGATTGAGGCGACAAGAACGGTCATCGTTTGGGAATTCGCGGTAAACACCTGTGCGAGCTCAATCTGGTTGCGTACGACAAAGTCGGGTTCGCGGCCTTGTCGGCGCTGGACGAGCAGGTCCTGGATGTCGCGCTGAACCCTGGGAATCGCTTCGGCCGTGACCGCCTGCACGATGATGCCCGAGAGTTTGTCGCGCTTTGAAATCCGCCGCATCGAAGTGGTGTACGGTACGATGATGCAGTCGTCCTGATCCTGGCCCATTGCGTTGAAACCCTTGGCTTTCATCACTCCGACCACGCGCAGCGGGATGTTGCGTGCGCGCAGCACCTGACCCACCGGATCCTGCCCGGGGAACAGTTGATCCGCGACCGTCTTGCCGATGACGCAGACCTTTGCTGCCGTGCGCACATCCTGTTCCGTGAAAAAATCCCCTTCCTCGACGGGCCACGCACGCACCGAGGTGAAATCCGTGGATTGCCCCTGGACTTGGGTGTTCCAGTTCAGCCCGTTCGCGAGCACCTGCATCCGATCGCGGACCTCGCAACTCACCGCAATGGCGCCGGCGACCTCGCGCTTGATCGCATCGGCATCCTCGGGTGTGAGTGTGCTTGCAAACCCCCAGCCCGTGCGCATGCCGCCAGACGTCATGCTTCCCGGCATGATGCTGATCATGTTCTGACCCATGTTCGCCACCTGGGCCTCAATCTGGGCTTTGGCGCCATTGCCGAGCGACACGGCGGCGATGACGGAGCCGACGCCGATGATCATTCCAAGGGCAGTGAGAATGGAGCGCAGCTTGTTGCGGCGAAGGGCGCGAAAGGCGATGACAGTCGTGGCCAAAATGCGCATGTCAGGAATCTCCCAGTTTGGCTGCGGCTTCGGCCTCGGCGAGTTTGGTGAGTTCCTCCGGGGCGCGCAGGCGCCGGGGAACAGGGAGGTCGCTCACGATGCGTCCGTCGCGGAGCACCAGGTTGCGCTTGCAGTACTGCGCGATGTCGAGTTCGTGCGTCACCATCAACACGGTGATGCCCGCCTCGTTGAGCTCTTGGAACAGGCCCATGATCTCGACGGACGTCCTGCTATCCAGGTTTCCGGTGGGCTCGTCCGCGAGCAGGACGCTGGGTTCGTTGACCAGGGCACGGGCTATCGCCACGCGCTGTTGTTGTCCGCCGGAAAGCTGGGAGGGGGTGTGGTCGGCGCGCTCACCGAGACCGACCCGCTCGAGCGCCCGCATGGCCCGCTCGCGCATCTCGCGCGAGGGGATCTTTC
This portion of the Opitutaceae bacterium genome encodes:
- the hisA gene encoding 1-(5-phosphoribosyl)-5-[(5-phosphoribosylamino)methylideneamino]imidazole-4-carboxamide isomerase; protein product: MTIYPAIDIKGGRCVRLTQGRADQETVYSENPAEVAAQFKRAGAIWVHVVDLDGAFSGESKNLSVVRSIASLGLKVQLGGGMRNRLSVERALGIGATRVVLGTKAAESPDFVAELVKVFGEKIAVGIDAKNGKVAVKGWVDTTATSALDLAKRMDSLGVRTIIYTDIGTDGMLTGPNLAAQEAMLKNVSCGVIASGGVANQSDIPALAALGRGHANLDGVIIGKAIYEKRVDVAKALADAL
- a CDS encoding GreA/GreB family elongation factor, coding for MNSEAVAALIAKNPSLKTAKAKLEAMEPGNYVIHRSWGFGQIKSYDESAQRLVIDFKSKPGHPMDPAFCVNTMDVLSPKHLQVRKETEPALIKDLIENNPAQLVVEALHSYPNGATTAIDLEITLAQVIGEEKFKKWWSTAKKAIAKDPRIAVPVKKTECYVLRETPVSAEDELIEQFTNTRSARRRISLVEELLNAIEGGEAKGNLQEVLTGISDAVRESNQLDAAERLYGAAVRDRLAKRAGVDVATLEPSQASLITNTRDLPAIAEKIPVQFQSEFLELVKETHPVEARDIAFTLLKTSQGKFTTECINFLVDNGHADELAASLKRWQIEQNLRAPVLLWIIKNRHSKKFAKLLNDLITPRLLGSIFFAIDYEALQASGARRIPLAEILSDDTELISDLLSTADTETARDLANTLLLNQGFEELTKKSLLARFIKIFPSIQSLVASDAEGKEEQLLVSRESYERKREEYETILSKKIPENSKAIAAAREHGDLRENSEYKMAKQDQQVLMAQKAQLERDLGRARITDFKEATADQVGVGSVVDVKVGGSGRDATYTILGAWDSVPEKNVIAYKTPLGLALLSKRVGDTVKVKIGTSEDTYTVAAIRRHVDSQA
- a CDS encoding RsmB/NOP family class I SAM-dependent RNA methyltransferase, yielding MAIDQSPTRLSPWSLAVQLLARWIEENVRADTLLEQLPSEWSGKERARCQHLFLGALRHKGRIDALLRGWLQQAPRARLRAILWVAGYELIEGGEDGHAARVGHHAVEQTKTLASGAEARLVNAVVRKLGEALASQAAPGKFPSADALGDYFSHPQWLVARWLAQYGAVATRQLLEWNQSPSPIYGRWRELTPVPAEMSAALRATRWPGMLEVVPGHWGEVEQAVKQGRLYVQDPSTLNAVDLVGLQPGEDFLDACASPGGKCLALADRRGEGEGRLVALDLPGMRQERLKANAAKARGGRIIVVAGDIADPEAASLIDAGLPLSYDAVLLDVPCSNTGVMRHRVDVRWRLRPDDISKHARQQLSLLRAAARRVKAGGRLVYSTCSLDREENEAVVEAFLKESSRRFVLEKTAHSLPWESGCDGAGAFLLSRRTY
- a CDS encoding response regulator transcription factor, whose protein sequence is MRSAPKPLVLVVEDEEELAKLIAVHLEEAGMQTQVYNRATHALRFLQRNFANLLLLDVNLPDQSGFQLLEDLKKNDIAIPTIFLTGNALETSKVHGLELGGDDYITKPFSYAELVARIRAVLRRAESANDQNITKNAKVSDEPFELVGAKVNPVRLEIEFPNGTVTKVGRKELGILAYLHQNEGVVITRKALIHSVWGIHADVKSRSLDQYIVKVRDLFRTNGVSLDSFRTVHSVGYIFDPKGISAEGREQAPSGGV
- a CDS encoding M20/M25/M40 family metallo-hydrolase, whose translation is MSNTEAPVFLTELLHARSPSGYEFQAQAVYDRHVAPAADSYEKDSMGNRLATLNPAGDPTLMLAGHLDELGLIITYVNNDGYLYFDTIGGHDRIMIPGRRVIIQTAHGPIKGVTGKRAIHLMDEADRKKVPEIHDIWIDIGAKSKKDALARVSIGDVATYDHEFELIHGSIGAARAFDNKVGAYSVGETLIRLSRQRNALRAKVVSVGTTQEEIGVRGATTAGYAVAPHIALAVDVGHATDHPDCDNRKYGETKLGAGPIICRGPNINPKVYDRLLFCAKENGIPFQLEADPRPTGTDARAIQMGRGGVATGLISIPLRYMHTPSELVDLQDVENCVRLMVVFALSLEHGDYAHW
- a CDS encoding chemotaxis protein CheX; the encoded protein is MNTIDAISNETFRETIDRAVKDVFRTMLAMQAAPDPGGPTQDQDGLPMQKSVLLRGKQVLGNVGFQGDLNGILGLCFDDSFANRITGKLLGMTENEVVEAGHEVANDTIGELTNMAAGAFKNQLADRGHPCKLTIPAIVRGEDLGFEPHQGAVRRVYRYTVDGSHVFIDFQIKETAS
- a CDS encoding response regulator, with the translated sequence MANKILTVDDSKTVRIIVNKAFRPFDCQIVEAANGVEGLAVASKEQPNLILLDITMPVMDGVEMLTKLKADPALKTIPVIMLTAEGGRDQVLKIAKLGIRDYIVKPFKEDLLIEKVSKVLEIKEKDAGEKVRRTVFDALNLLVLDDKPAIVQQIQEGLKHTPWKITGVSATGEAIDTIGRTPFDLALVSLSLPEEGGFTFFRLLRQNPKTKLIPVLGLAVKTDAEAQQKAQQVGFTQVISKPIDMSDMETRIVRSLNLDTSLRYFSIREGALVFKLPEQITPFHLAEISQALKGKISEAVNSGIAAGILDLHEVKGMDMQAIKLVMQAMTLCKEVSLPVALVGNDRVKADCRSFEDTQAWKFADDEQTARASLLAPAS